A genomic segment from Stappia indica encodes:
- the mltG gene encoding endolytic transglycosylase MltG: protein MTETPGRETDSASSESAPKDEGAPFRPHPKSPREAIQPEQAPPPPLRSRHVRNPLVIVVNALLSLAVLVVIGTGAMLYWGKAEFDAPGPLAAEKTVVIPSGSGLRMIADTLENQGVIEDSNVFWAGVQAYKNAARLKAGEYAFAPGVSMRQVMDDLVSGKAVYHTVTVPEGWTSAQIVARVREHPVLTGELDEIPPEGSLLPETYTFTRGTTRAQIIQQMKDAQTKALADIWNRRTEGLPVETPEELVVLASIVEKETARADERPRVAGVFVNRLRQGMRLQSDPTILYGLYGGEAWLQDRSAITRSQLDARNPYNTYQIDRLPPGPIGNPGRAAMESVANPSRTKDFYFVADGTGGHVFAETYEQHQRNVARWRQVERERREREEQGTQGGAANGGSGG from the coding sequence ATGACCGAGACGCCAGGCCGAGAGACCGATAGTGCTTCCTCCGAGAGTGCTCCCAAGGACGAGGGCGCTCCGTTCCGCCCCCATCCCAAGAGCCCGCGCGAAGCGATCCAGCCGGAGCAGGCCCCGCCGCCGCCGCTGCGCTCGCGCCATGTCCGCAATCCTCTCGTCATCGTCGTCAATGCGCTGCTATCGCTGGCGGTGCTCGTGGTGATCGGCACCGGCGCGATGCTCTACTGGGGCAAGGCCGAGTTCGATGCGCCGGGCCCGCTCGCGGCGGAAAAGACGGTGGTCATTCCCTCGGGCTCCGGGCTGCGGATGATTGCCGACACGCTGGAGAACCAGGGTGTCATCGAGGATTCCAACGTGTTCTGGGCCGGCGTGCAGGCCTACAAGAATGCCGCCCGGCTGAAGGCGGGCGAATATGCGTTCGCCCCCGGCGTCTCGATGCGCCAGGTGATGGACGACCTCGTCAGCGGCAAGGCTGTCTATCACACGGTGACCGTGCCGGAGGGGTGGACGAGCGCGCAGATCGTCGCCCGGGTACGCGAGCATCCGGTGCTGACCGGCGAGTTGGACGAGATCCCGCCGGAAGGGTCGCTGCTGCCCGAGACCTATACGTTCACGCGCGGCACCACCCGGGCGCAGATCATCCAGCAGATGAAGGATGCGCAGACCAAGGCGCTTGCCGACATCTGGAACCGACGTACCGAAGGGCTGCCGGTGGAAACGCCGGAGGAACTGGTGGTGCTGGCCTCCATCGTCGAGAAGGAGACCGCGCGGGCCGACGAGCGGCCGCGCGTGGCTGGCGTCTTCGTCAACCGCCTGCGCCAGGGCATGCGCCTTCAGTCGGATCCGACGATCCTCTACGGGCTTTACGGCGGCGAGGCCTGGCTGCAGGACCGTTCGGCGATCACCCGCTCGCAGCTCGATGCCCGCAACCCCTACAATACCTACCAGATCGACCGGCTGCCGCCGGGCCCGATCGGCAATCCGGGGCGCGCGGCCATGGAGTCCGTCGCCAATCCCTCGCGCACGAAGGACTTCTATTTCGTGGCCGACGGTACCGGCGGACACGTCTTCGCCGAGACCTACGAGCAGCATCAGCGCAATGTCGCGCGCTGGCGTCAGGTGGAGCGCGAGCGTCGTGAGCGCGAGGAACAGGGTACGCAGGGCGGAGCCGCCAACGGGGGCAGCGGCGGCTAA